The genome window CAGCCCGCTGGCCGAGTTGGCGGTCTTGAACAGCACCGCGCGCTCCACCGGCAGGTGCAGGGCCAGCAGTTCTTCCTGCTCCACGGCTTTGGGGTTGTCGCTTTCGACCACCAGCGCGGGCAGGATGAAGCGCTCGGGCGGGATCTCGGCCATGCCCGGTGAGCTCCGCAGATAGTGGGAGGGAAGGTCCACGTGCGTGCCGCTGTGGGCGCAGAGGGTGAGCTTCGACACAGTGACCGAGTCGCCCGCCTCCAGCGAGTAGACTTTCTCGCGCACATAGGCCGGGTCGCCGGGGTAGACCGGGGCCTCGGCGCCCAGGGTGACCGAGAGGTCGAAGATTTCGGTGAATGCAATCATATTGGTTCAGCTTATTTGTTTGTGATTCCGATCAGAGTGAATATACAGCCCGCAATAAACGCTACTCCACTTCCCCATTGAAGAATCAGATATGAACTCTTTAGATAATTAAATAAATTGTCGCGAATACTATTGAATATATCGTCTGTTGCTTCGTTGCTATAGAATTTTAATGCTGCTTTTTGATATCTATTTCGATCTCTCGATGCGTTTGTTGCTGAAGCATATTTCATAACAACTAACATCAGTATTCCGGAGATAAACGACCAAGGACCAAAGTACTGCCAAAGAGAGATAGTCGTTCTTGCTTGAATAAAGCCTATAGAAACAGTTGCTGCTGCACCATTAGCGAGCCAAATGTGCTTTTCAAGATCGGCAATGCTTTCTGACTCGAAATTACGAGATCGATCCCAATAGTCTTTCAGAATTTCTTCGAGCCAATCCAATTCTTCTGGTGAGTATTCTCTAATTTTTTTGCCCATAGACGGAATCATATTGGTCTCCTTTAAATCCCCCTCGGTCCCCCTTTGAAAAAGGGGGAGGCGCTTGCCCATTTGTCCGGTTAGCGGATTCCCCCCTTTCGTAAAGGGGGGCAGGGGGGATTTTCCCCAAAGCACCCATGCGGAGGGAAACTATTTATGCTCCGAGTCCACACTCTTCAGCCAGGCCAGGGTTTTCTCCTCCTCGCCGTCCAGGTTGCCCAGCACCGGGATGTCCAGGCCGGCCTCTTTCATCTGCGCGCGCAGTTCCTCGATGTAGACCCCCTGCCCCTGACCGGGCTCGTTTTTCAGGTCGTGGGTCGTGGTCACGCCGCAGGAGGGGCTGCCCTCGCTGCCGATCACGCCCAGCACCTTGAAGCCCTGGAAACGGTACTCTTTCATCTGGTAGACTGTCTGCGCGGCGAGATGACGCATAATCTTGCGCGAGGGCTCCATCTCCAGCGCCTGGCGCAGGTATTCCTGCGGCGGGTCATCCTTGTCGCGGCCCAGGCCCATGGTCATGGTCTCCGGGCAGCCCATCTGCACCAGGCCGATCCCGTGCTCCATACAGAAGGCGACAATCGGATGGACCGAGTCGGGCCAGAAATTGGCGCACTGGTGCATGCGGGCGTTCATGTTCAACAGGCAGTGGGCCACGAACAGCACCTTGTAGCTGCGCTTGTCGGCGAAATCGCGCTTGATCTTCGGCTGGTCGAGCAGGCGGAACCCCGACTGCTCGGCCTCGGCCACGGCGGCCAGCAGCGGGCAGGCTCCCGCGGCCGCGGCTATCCGCCGCAGGAAGGCCCCGCGCCGGATGGGGTTGGCGCCTCGGGTTTCATCACGTTCCGGCATCAATACCTCCTGTGTGCTTGTAGACTGTCCGGGTGACTGCCCGGCGCTTGATTCTAAGTGATTGGATCGCGGGATGTCAAGAAAACAGCGGACAGTCGCGGCCTTCCTCTCTCAGTGCAGGAGCGCCTCCAGCAACCGTCCCACCGCAACCCCGCAGTAGGTGCCGATCACGTAGCCCCAGACTCCGATCAGGAACGCGGGGATGATGAGCCGCGGCCAGTTACGGGAGATCGCCACCGCGGCCGAGTTCATCGGGCCGCCGATGTTGGCGATCGAGGCCAGGATCATCTCCTGCAGCTTGAACCCGAACAGCCGTCCCAGTCCGAAAGTGACCGCCATGTTTACCGCGATCATCAGGGCGCAGACCACGAGCAGAAGCGGGGCCTCGGTCAGGATTCCACGCACGCTGGCCGGCACGCCGATCAGCACGAAAAACAGGTAGATCGCAAATGTGCCCAGTTCCTGGGTGCCGCGCAGGTTTTCGCTCAGGCGCGGGAACGCGAGGACAAAGAGCACGGTCAACGTGGTGTAGAGCAGGAAACGGTTGCCCAGCAGGGTGAGAAGCGGCTCGCCGATCCCGGAGGCGGCCACCGCCTGGCTGATTTTTGTGGCCAGGGTCACGATGAAAAAGGCCAGGGCCAGGTTCCGGGCGATGTCGAGCAGGGAGACTGGACGGGCGCGCCAGAAGTCCTGGGCCTGCTCCCCGGTCTGTCCCTCTTCGCGCAGCTCTGTCTCCGGCAGGCTGCCGAATGCGCGCATCGCCCAGGTCAGGCCGGGCAAGGCCAGCAGGACCAGGATATACATGGCCATTACCAGGTTGTCGGCCACGATCAGGGCGTTGGAGATATTTTCCGGCGGTCTGAAAATCGAGACACAGGCCAGGAAATTGATGCTCCCGCCGATGTAGCTGGCGGTCATGATCCCAGAAACCGCCGCGATGGATTCCACCGAGCGGCTGAAAACCAGGCCCGCCGCCAGGCCGCCGGCAATCGTGCCCAGGGCGCTCAGGTGGAACAGGCCCAGCAGGCGGCCGGTCTCTTTCCATATCTTGCGGATATCGCATTTGAACAGCAGCAGCGGGATGGAAAGCGGGACCACGTAGTCCCAGACCGTATCGTAGACCGGGCTGCGGGTGGGTATGACGTGCGTGTTGGAAAGAAGCAGCCCACCCAGGAGCGCCAGGACCGGACCGCTTACCCGCGTGCCCCAGCGGTAGCTCTGCTCCAGCCAGATCGCCGCGGCCGCGGCCAGCACGATCAGGGTCCAGAGGCTCAGGCTGTCTTGCGGCAGGATCAAGGCGGTCTCGGACATCCTGACACCTCCGACAGTTCTTCGGTGGCTGCGGGTGGACTTAACGGGCCGGACCGCGCAAAGATACCGCTGACCGGGGCGCGGAGCAACATTCTTTTTCCGTCCTAAGGTCACGTTTATGCTGGTTTGCCGGATTAGTTCATTATTCCGGAAGATGTTTTTGATTGACTAACCCGGCTCTGAAAGGTACTTTTCACGATCTACAATTGAGATGGTCCGGCAGGGATCTGCGCGTTTCTGATTTCGGAGGAGTGGTGCTGGATAACATAGTGCTTCAGGGTCCGGTCGGTCCGGAAATCCTGGTGAACGGGAAGAAGTATCTGTATTTCGGCGGATCGGATTACCTGGGCATGTCCTCGCGCGAGCAGGTGATGGCCGGTGCGCGGGCCGCCATCGAGCGTTTCGGTGTCAGCTCGGCCGCCTCGCGGGTCTCCTCCGGGACCAATGTGCTGCACCTGGAGCTGGAATCGGCCCTGGCCGCTTTTTCGGCCGAGGAGGAGGCGGTGATTTTCTCCTCCGGCTACCTCGGTATGAACGTGCTGCTCGGAGGGGTCGCCCGCGAGGGTGACCGGGTGTTCCTGCAGGAGGATGCGCACAGCAGTGTCAAGGAGGCGGTGGTCCTGACCGGCCTGCCCTGCGACACTTTCAGTCTTTCTGACCTGGAGGGTTTCCGCTCCGCGGTGAAACGTCCGGCCCGCACGGGTGGACGGCTGCTGGTGGTGGGCGAGGGGGTCTCGCCGCTGATGGGGACCATTTTCCCACTGCCGGAGGTGCTGGAGCGCCTGGAGGGGACCGAGGCCCTGGTCCTGCTGGATGATGCTCACGCGTTCGGTGCGCTGGGAAAGAACGGCCGCGGCACGGCCGAGTATTTCGGGTTGAGCGGGGATGAGCGCCTGCACCGCTGCGCCACGTTGAGCAAGGCTTTCGGCTCTTTCGGCGGCTGTATCGACGGTTCGCACCAGCTCATTGAGGCGGTCCGCGAGCGTTCGATGGCCTATGTCTGCTCGACTCCGCCTCCGGCGCCGATCCTGGGGGCGGCCCTGGCCGCGGTGCGCCTGGCCGCCGAGCGTCCCCAACTGCTCGAGAAGCTGCGCCGCAATGTTTCCTATCTGAAAGACGGCCTGCGCGGTCTGGGCCTGGAGGCGGATTCCACGCCCGTGCCCATCATCCCGGTCTGTCTGGAGGATGCCGCCCGGCTCAGGAAAATCTGCTCCGGGCTGGAAAACGACGGCATAGTCGCCCCGTTAATGACTTATCCCGGTTCGCCGGCCCACGGCATGATCCGCCTGGCTGTCTCCTCCCTTCACGCAGAGCTTCAGATACAAAGCCTGCTGGACAGTCTGGCCCGCCATCTCTGAGATGTCCCCGCGTTGCCGACGCCTCACTGGTTGTCTCCACTCTCCACGCCGCTCCGGCCACTGTCACGCATCTATTAAATAGGATGTAACTCGACAGGCCGGAGCGTGGTCTCAGGGATGTATCCAAGAAGATGCATCTTCAAGGCCTGACAACAACTGCTTGCGTGAACTCTGATGGAGGTGGGCGATGCGTATTGCACCGGTAGTGCTGGCTTTGGGCCTGGTTTTCGGACTTTTTTGCGGTGTGCAGGCGCAGGAGCAGGACATTGCGGCCATTCCCGGCGGCGGGCCGGGACTGGGTGGGACGGGTTTCGGGCAGCGGATGGAGATGCTGCAGATGCTGAGGGAGGGAGGAGAGGGAGAGGCCGGGTTGGGCCGTCTGGGTGGCTGGAGGGGCCCGACTTTCCTGATCCGCGAGAAGGAAGCCCTGGGGCTGAGCCAGGAACAAGTGGATAAGCTCAAAACCCTGCGCCTGGACATGGTGCGCCAGGACTCCAAGCTGCGCGCCGACCTGCGCGTGGGCGAACTCGAATTGCACGACCTTCTGGACGGGGAGCAGGTGGACATGCCCAAGGTCGAGGCCAAGGTCAGGGCCCTGGGTGAGCTGAGGACCGGACTGGTCCTGGCCCGGATCAAGGCGCGGGTGGAGGCGGCCGCAGTGCTGAGCGCGGAGCAGAAAGACAGGGCGCTCAAACTCGGCAAGGACCGTCCCGGAAGGATGTTCCACCGCTTCGGCCGTGGACTGGGGTTGCCCGGTGCGCCCGGCGTTCCGGACGCCCCCGGCGCGCCCGATCCGGCGCCCGGCCCGGGCGGCAACTGAGCGCATAACACCCCACGACAATCCATACAAGGGGAGCCGGCACGGGCTCCCCTTTCTGTTTCAGAGCAGCCCCTCCGGCGCGCTGAGGGGCCTGTCCCCGCGCAGCGCTTCCAGGGCCTCCTCCAGCTCACCACGCTGCTCCGTGTTCTCGAAGAAAAAAGCCAGCGCCTCGCCCATCCTCCGGGCGGCCTCGCGGAACGAACCGCCGACGGTCTGGACGTTGAGCTGCGGGCAGGTGACCAGAACCTCGCTGTCAGCTCCGCCGCCCAGCTGCTCGAACTCCAGGTCTATCCCGAATTTCACGCGTTTGCCCGGCTCCATTTCGCCTCGCTTTCCTGTGCTGATACAATCAACAAACCACTTCAGAATAATATAGGATTCCTACCCGGCCATCCAGTGGAGGCGGGCTTTTTCAGACGGCCGGGAAGCTCGTGAAGGAATTCCTTGACTGTCCGCCCGCCCACCCGTATACAGTTATCACTTCTGTCAAAACAACACTTCGGATTTCTCTGTCCTATTGATTATTGCCGGACAACACCTGCCGGAAGGAGAGCCGGATGCGGTCCAGGATACTCCTCAGCTCTGCGACACTTCTTTTGTGTGCCTTCTCATTCTCCCTTTTGCATGCCGCCGACAGCGTGGTCCCGGGGAATCTCACCAGCCCGTACCCCACCCTGACCAACCTGGCTTTCGAGTGGGAACTGAGCGGGGATGACAACCTCAACTGCACGGCCACACTGGAATACCGTCAGGCCGGGGCCGCCACCTGGCGCGAGGGACTCCCGTTGCGCCGCATCCCGGCCGGGCGGAGTATCGACACGGATCCCATTTTCTACTGGAAGAACAAGCTCTCGGGCAGCCTGTTCGGGCTGCGTCCGGGAACGCAATATGAGGTTCGTATCCGTCTGTCCGACCCGGACGGCGGCGCCCAGGAGAGCAGCCTGACTGTCGGCACCCGCCGCGTGCCGTGCGCCCCGGCCGACTCGGTGGTCAAGAGCGCCACTCCGGCCACGTTCGCCGCCACAGTCGGCTCAGCCCAGCCCGGGGATGTGATTGTCCTGGCGCCCGGCGGTTACGGCGCGGGCACGCTGCTGCTGATCGGCACAGAGGAAAAGCCCATCACGCTCCGCGGCAGCCGGGCCGATACGGCCGCGGCCGTGTTCAGCTCCATCAACCTGCGCGGCTGCAAGTATTTGATCCTGGACAACGTGACAGTCAGCAATCCCACCTCCTCCCGGCCGGCGGTGGACCTGGGCAGCACCGAGGGCGTGGCCGTGCGCTACTGCCGGATAAACTCGGTCTACGGGATCACGGCAGACAACGAGAAGCGCCCGGCGCGCAACTGTTACGTGGCCGACAACACCGTGCTCTCCTCCGTACCCTGGACCGAGGCCAGCCTGGGCGCGGAGGGCGACAACGTGGGCGAGGGGATCGAGCTGACCGGCCCGGGCAACGTGATCTGCTACAACTACGTGAGCGGCTACCGCGACTGTATCAGCACCATGGAGGATGGCAGCGTCAACAACCAGTTCTGCATCGACATCTACAACAACGATATCCGGGTGGGCACGGATGACGCCGTGGAGGCCGATTTCTGCCAGGGCAACTGCCGGATCATGGACAACCGGATCACCAACTGTTTCATGGGCCTCAGCTCGCAGCCCGGCCTGGGCGGGCCGACCTATTTCATCCGCAACGTGATGTACAACATCATCGACTGTCCGTTCAAGCTGGCCCGCTACAGCAAGGGGGATGTGGTCCTGCACAACACGGTGGTCAAGGTGGGCAGCGGCCTGCGGGTGATCCACAACCCGACTTACGCCTATTTCCGCAACAACCTGGCCCTGGGCGGACGGGGCGGCGGCGATTTCGGGCTGTACGGCAGCGGGGACGGCCGGGCGGTGGAGTTCGACAACGCCGACTCCACCTGTGACCTGGACTACGACGGGGTGGGAAGCTACGAGTACCAGAACGGTTTCCTGGCCAAGGTGGACGGGCTCAGGGCCTGGAGCATCGGCGAGCTCAACGCCTCGTTCTGGGAAAAGCACGCCGTACAGGTAGGCCTGGATGTGTTCGCCGCCACTCCGGACTGGCCCAGCCCGCCGTTTCCCGAGCGCGCCCCGGCCGACCTTCGCCTGGCCCCCGGCTCGGTGGCCGTTGACCACGGCCAGCGCCTGCCCGGGGTGAACGATGACTTCACCGGCGGCGCCCCGGACTTGGGGGCCTACGAGCTGGGACAGCCCCTGCCGCACTATGGCCCCCGCGCGCTGGGCGTGGATGAGGCGACCTCGCGCAGCGGGCGGCGTTGCGACTTTTCGGGCGATGGCCGCGCGAGCGTGATGGATGTGCTGGCCATGCTGCTGGCCGCCCGCCGCGACCCCTCCGACCCCAGCCTGGACCTGGACGGTGACGGGGCGTTCAGCCTGGAGGACGCCCGCCTGCTGGCGCGCGATATCCTGAGCGGGGCCTGCGGCGATAGTCCAGCCACGGCCCTGGCCGCAACCGGGATGGATGATTTTTCCGCCGCGCTCAGCCCGGAGGAAAGAGGCTGGCTCAGCGAGAGCGTGCGTGGCCTCGGCCTGGGGGATGAGGTGGCCGGGATCCTCCTGGCCGCGCTGGACGGCGGCCTGAAGAGCGCCGACCTTCCGCGCGTGTTCGCCCTGGAGCAGAACTATCCCAACCCGTTCAACCCCTCGACCGTGATCTCGTTCAGCGTGCCGGAGGGCAACCGCGAACGGGTCAGCCTGGAGGTCTATGACCTGCGCGGACGCCTGGTGCGCCGCCTGGTGGACAGCGAGCGGGACAGCGGGGTGTACTCGGTGTTCTGGGACGGCACGGACGCCACCGGGCAGCGATTGCCCAGCGGGGTCTATTTCTACCGCCTGCGCGCGGGAAGTTTCAGCCAGACCCGCAAGATGGTGCTGCTGAAGTAGGAGCCGGAGCTTGGTTCAATAAACGTAGGGGCACGGCATGCCGTGCCCTTTGTTTTTGTCTGCATCAACCGTCACACACCCCGCCCGCTGGCGCGGGCACCCCTCTCGAGAGGGGATTTATCCCGCCACAACCCGCGCTCCCTCCCGTCGCCCGTAAGACAGCGCTTTCGATCCCCTCTGAAAAGAGGGGTGGCGGCGAAGCCGACGGGGTGTATGAATACAAAGGGGCGACCAACCGGTCGCCCCTGCAATTGATCCTGCCCAGCCTCGGTTTTCATAGGGGCACGGCATGCCGTGCCCTTTCTTGTTACCTCCCCCTTTTTCAGGGGGATCGAGGGGGATTCGTGTTATTGTTTCAGAGCAGTCCCCCCTGGCCCTCCTTGGAAAGAAAAGGGGGGAATCCGGCTGCCGGGCCTAAATGTGCAGGCCTCCCTCAATTCCCCTTGCCCGCCGCCTCGACCGTCTGGATCAGGGCAGCGCGGGTGTCGTCCCAGTCCTGCGGGTCGTGGCTCCAGACATCCAGGCGCCCGATGCTCTGCTCACCGAAAGGCTCGTGCACCAGCCGGTCGGCGAGGCTGTCGGCGCGCGCCGGGTTGCCGTCCAGGTCGGCCAGACTCTGGAGCAGCTCCCATTCCTCCACCCCGTCGCGCATCTGTTTCAGCCGGATCGAGGGGCAGGGGATGTCCACCCCCGGCACGACATCCGGCGCGTAGACCAGCAGGGCGTTGCCGTTGAAACTGCGCTCGGCCAGGGGCTTGTCCTCGGAGCGCACGGCGAATTTCCAGGTCTCGGGGGCGTACCAGGCCTTGCGCCACTGGCTGCCGATACCCCAACTGCACCAGGTGAGGGCCTTGCAGCGCCAGCAGGCCCAGCTTATCAGCCGGTCGTTGGAGGGCTCCAGGTCGATGAACGTACTGCTGCCCACCCCGCTGTTTTCCTTACGCTCGTACAGCACCGGGCCGTAGATCCAATCCCGGATGCCCAGCTCGCGGTATTTCTGCACCGTGTCCCGGTTGTAGCCCACGGTGTGGCAGCACCAGTAGTCGATGGCCGCGTGGATCGTCTGCATCGCCTCCAGGCTGTAGCCGCCGTCCACCCGGTACTTCGCCTCCGGGAAATATTTCTTGAACAGCTTCCCGTAGTAGACCATCCGCTCCCAGGCCTCGGGGAAATAGCTCTCGTCCAATCCGTTCTGGAACACGATCAGGTGGGTTTTCTCCGGGTCGGTCATACCCAGAAGGTGCTCGCGCACCTGGCGGATGGCATCCACGTAGAGGGCCTGGTTGGCGCTGCTGCGTTCCTGGCTGCTGTCGCCCACATCCGGCCAGCCCGGGCTCCTGCGGCCCTCATGCTCGCGCCAGCAGTCGAACGGCAGCAGGAATTCCTCCCAGGGTTCGCCGTAGCCGGGGCCGCTATAGCCGAAGGCCTCGGTGAACGCCTCGCCGGTGAAATACTTTTTCAGCCGGCTGTCGAAGCGGGTCCAGTCGATCTGCACCTTGCCCTGGGGCGTCACAGTCAGGTCCGGGTGGTAGCCGTTGTCCGCCAGCACCACCCGGTTTTTCTTGAACAACTGGTACAGTTCAAGCTCGTCCTGCTCGTCCATCCGGGTGAGGAAGCCCTCGTGCTGGAGGTTGCCCCAGAGCCGGTTGCGGTTGGGGATCGCGCAGTCGTGGACTTTCAGCTCCACTGTCAGGCTGTGGGTTTTCTCGCCGCAGCGCAGCGTGACCTCGCTGCGGTAGAGCCCCGGCGGCGCGGAGATACGCTCCCGGGGCACGTACTGGTCCACCCAGATGATCTGGTAGCGCTGGTCGGGTATGCGGTTGCGGAAATCCGGCAGGTTGAGCGGGTACCAGACCCGGCCGTGGCGCTCCGGGTCAATGTCCAGGCAGTGCAGCGGGATCAGGGCGTCCGGGTACCAGCCGGGGCCGTAGGAGCAGCGCTCGTAGCCGAACGATTTGCCCCGCACCTCGACCGACCATTCCAGGAACAGCTCCGGCTTGGCCTCCAGTGGGTTGCCCCCGCTGGCGAACGGGAACATTCCGACATAGATGTCCTTGAGCGGTGCGCCGTCCGGGCTGCCCACCACCACCTGGAAAGAGACATACTCGCCCCGGGCGGCCTCCAGGCGCACAGTGTCGCGTGAGAAGACCCAGTTGCTGTCGAGCAGCCCCTCCAGGGGGCGCATCTTGTAGATGTCCGGGCGGTTCTCGATTATCCGTCCCCCGGCCGGGTCCAGGCGCACCGAGGCGGGCAGGGCCGAAACTGTCCAGCCCGTGGCGCCGCCCCAGCGGGCCGCGGGGCTGTCGGTCCGGCTGCAGGCGGTCAGAAGGCCGAGACAGGCCAGCACGGCGATTGCCAGCAGGTTTCTCTGCATGTTGTCTCCACTGATATCGGCTCGTGGGACGGCCGGTTTGAGCTGCTCTTGCCCTGTCAGATGAGCAGTGTTTCCCAGTCCTCGCTGGACACGGCGCGCTCCATCGCCTCCAGGACCGCCACCTGCTTGAGGATGCTCTCGTGCGAGCGGGGCTCCTCGCCGGTCTGGAACATTTTCACGATCGCCGCGTACATGTAGTCCGAGTCCTTGGCCTCGCTCGCGGGAGTGATCGCTTTCAGGCCATCGTCGGTCACGCAGTACTGCTCCCATTTCTTGGACAGCACGTAGGTTGCCAGCAGGCCCGAGGCGAACTTGAACTCGAACGAAGTGCGCTTGCCGTTACGGCTGCAGCGCACCATGGTGCAGTCCTGTCCGGCCATGCGGAACAGGCGCTCGATGGTGTGGATGCCGTAGAAGAAAATTCCGCCGTAGCGGCTGGTCGGGTCGGCCGGACCGGTGACTATCAGCGAGTTGGTTTTCTCTTTCAGCGCCTGCACCTGGCCGGCGACATCCTCCATGCCCGGCCCGAAAGCCGCGGAGCTGAGGCAGGTTATGGGGGTCTTGCGCTTTTCGGCCAGCTCCAGCAGGTACTGGGCCTCCTGGACACGGTAGGCGAACGGTTTGTCCACGAAAGTGGGGATTCCGGCCGCGACGAACGGGGCCGCGGCGTCCACGTGGTAGCGGGCGTGACGGTGGTCCACGATCAGGGCGTCGATCAGCCCGAACAGCTCTTTCTGCTCCTTGACTATTTTCGGGATCGCACCCTGCTCGGCCGCGTTTTTGGCGAACTCGTCGGTTTCGCCCCAGAGGGCCACCACCTCGACCCCAGGGAACTTTTTCTGCTTGTTGAATATCTCGCCGAAACCCACGGTGTGGCTGTTCTCGGCGCCGATGATCCCGACACGTATTTTCCTGCCGGTGCCGGTGTTGAGCTCGGGGACGTTCTGGGCGCGGG of bacterium contains these proteins:
- a CDS encoding cyclase family protein — encoded protein: MIAFTEIFDLSVTLGAEAPVYPGDPAYVREKVYSLEAGDSVTVSKLTLCAHSGTHVDLPSHYLRSSPGMAEIPPERFILPALVVESDNPKAVEQEELLALHLPVERAVLFKTANSASGL
- a CDS encoding 2-thiouracil desulfurase family protein, which translates into the protein MPERDETRGANPIRRGAFLRRIAAAAGACPLLAAVAEAEQSGFRLLDQPKIKRDFADKRSYKVLFVAHCLLNMNARMHQCANFWPDSVHPIVAFCMEHGIGLVQMGCPETMTMGLGRDKDDPPQEYLRQALEMEPSRKIMRHLAAQTVYQMKEYRFQGFKVLGVIGSEGSPSCGVTTTHDLKNEPGQGQGVYIEELRAQMKEAGLDIPVLGNLDGEEEKTLAWLKSVDSEHK
- a CDS encoding DUF819 family protein, with the translated sequence MSETALILPQDSLSLWTLIVLAAAAAIWLEQSYRWGTRVSGPVLALLGGLLLSNTHVIPTRSPVYDTVWDYVVPLSIPLLLFKCDIRKIWKETGRLLGLFHLSALGTIAGGLAAGLVFSRSVESIAAVSGIMTASYIGGSINFLACVSIFRPPENISNALIVADNLVMAMYILVLLALPGLTWAMRAFGSLPETELREEGQTGEQAQDFWRARPVSLLDIARNLALAFFIVTLATKISQAVAASGIGEPLLTLLGNRFLLYTTLTVLFVLAFPRLSENLRGTQELGTFAIYLFFVLIGVPASVRGILTEAPLLLVVCALMIAVNMAVTFGLGRLFGFKLQEMILASIANIGGPMNSAAVAISRNWPRLIIPAFLIGVWGYVIGTYCGVAVGRLLEALLH
- a CDS encoding pyridoxal phosphate-dependent aminotransferase family protein; protein product: MLDNIVLQGPVGPEILVNGKKYLYFGGSDYLGMSSREQVMAGARAAIERFGVSSAASRVSSGTNVLHLELESALAAFSAEEEAVIFSSGYLGMNVLLGGVAREGDRVFLQEDAHSSVKEAVVLTGLPCDTFSLSDLEGFRSAVKRPARTGGRLLVVGEGVSPLMGTIFPLPEVLERLEGTEALVLLDDAHAFGALGKNGRGTAEYFGLSGDERLHRCATLSKAFGSFGGCIDGSHQLIEAVRERSMAYVCSTPPPAPILGAALAAVRLAAERPQLLEKLRRNVSYLKDGLRGLGLEADSTPVPIIPVCLEDAARLRKICSGLENDGIVAPLMTYPGSPAHGMIRLAVSSLHAELQIQSLLDSLARHL
- a CDS encoding periplasmic heavy metal sensor is translated as MRIAPVVLALGLVFGLFCGVQAQEQDIAAIPGGGPGLGGTGFGQRMEMLQMLREGGEGEAGLGRLGGWRGPTFLIREKEALGLSQEQVDKLKTLRLDMVRQDSKLRADLRVGELELHDLLDGEQVDMPKVEAKVRALGELRTGLVLARIKARVEAAAVLSAEQKDRALKLGKDRPGRMFHRFGRGLGLPGAPGVPDAPGAPDPAPGPGGN
- a CDS encoding T9SS type A sorting domain-containing protein, whose amino-acid sequence is MRSRILLSSATLLLCAFSFSLLHAADSVVPGNLTSPYPTLTNLAFEWELSGDDNLNCTATLEYRQAGAATWREGLPLRRIPAGRSIDTDPIFYWKNKLSGSLFGLRPGTQYEVRIRLSDPDGGAQESSLTVGTRRVPCAPADSVVKSATPATFAATVGSAQPGDVIVLAPGGYGAGTLLLIGTEEKPITLRGSRADTAAAVFSSINLRGCKYLILDNVTVSNPTSSRPAVDLGSTEGVAVRYCRINSVYGITADNEKRPARNCYVADNTVLSSVPWTEASLGAEGDNVGEGIELTGPGNVICYNYVSGYRDCISTMEDGSVNNQFCIDIYNNDIRVGTDDAVEADFCQGNCRIMDNRITNCFMGLSSQPGLGGPTYFIRNVMYNIIDCPFKLARYSKGDVVLHNTVVKVGSGLRVIHNPTYAYFRNNLALGGRGGGDFGLYGSGDGRAVEFDNADSTCDLDYDGVGSYEYQNGFLAKVDGLRAWSIGELNASFWEKHAVQVGLDVFAATPDWPSPPFPERAPADLRLAPGSVAVDHGQRLPGVNDDFTGGAPDLGAYELGQPLPHYGPRALGVDEATSRSGRRCDFSGDGRASVMDVLAMLLAARRDPSDPSLDLDGDGAFSLEDARLLARDILSGACGDSPATALAATGMDDFSAALSPEERGWLSESVRGLGLGDEVAGILLAALDGGLKSADLPRVFALEQNYPNPFNPSTVISFSVPEGNRERVSLEVYDLRGRLVRRLVDSERDSGVYSVFWDGTDATGQRLPSGVYFYRLRAGSFSQTRKMVLLK
- a CDS encoding DUF4091 domain-containing protein; amino-acid sequence: MQRNLLAIAVLACLGLLTACSRTDSPAARWGGATGWTVSALPASVRLDPAGGRIIENRPDIYKMRPLEGLLDSNWVFSRDTVRLEAARGEYVSFQVVVGSPDGAPLKDIYVGMFPFASGGNPLEAKPELFLEWSVEVRGKSFGYERCSYGPGWYPDALIPLHCLDIDPERHGRVWYPLNLPDFRNRIPDQRYQIIWVDQYVPRERISAPPGLYRSEVTLRCGEKTHSLTVELKVHDCAIPNRNRLWGNLQHEGFLTRMDEQDELELYQLFKKNRVVLADNGYHPDLTVTPQGKVQIDWTRFDSRLKKYFTGEAFTEAFGYSGPGYGEPWEEFLLPFDCWREHEGRRSPGWPDVGDSSQERSSANQALYVDAIRQVREHLLGMTDPEKTHLIVFQNGLDESYFPEAWERMVYYGKLFKKYFPEAKYRVDGGYSLEAMQTIHAAIDYWCCHTVGYNRDTVQKYRELGIRDWIYGPVLYERKENSGVGSSTFIDLEPSNDRLISWACWRCKALTWCSWGIGSQWRKAWYAPETWKFAVRSEDKPLAERSFNGNALLVYAPDVVPGVDIPCPSIRLKQMRDGVEEWELLQSLADLDGNPARADSLADRLVHEPFGEQSIGRLDVWSHDPQDWDDTRAALIQTVEAAGKGN
- a CDS encoding Gfo/Idh/MocA family oxidoreductase, with the translated sequence MSDRRDFVKALGLGALGSLALGAAARAQNVPELNTGTGRKIRVGIIGAENSHTVGFGEIFNKQKKFPGVEVVALWGETDEFAKNAAEQGAIPKIVKEQKELFGLIDALIVDHRHARYHVDAAAPFVAAGIPTFVDKPFAYRVQEAQYLLELAEKRKTPITCLSSAAFGPGMEDVAGQVQALKEKTNSLIVTGPADPTSRYGGIFFYGIHTIERLFRMAGQDCTMVRCSRNGKRTSFEFKFASGLLATYVLSKKWEQYCVTDDGLKAITPASEAKDSDYMYAAIVKMFQTGEEPRSHESILKQVAVLEAMERAVSSEDWETLLI